TCGGCTTCGGCGCGGGCATCTTCTTCATCGCGTACTTCTTTTTCGAAGTGCCGTCCAATCTCTTGCTCGAACGCTTCGGCGCGCGGCGGTGGATCGCCCGCATCATGTTCACATGGGGCATTCTGGCGGCGGCGATGGCCTATATCCCGCACATCGCGCAAGCGACCGGCTTGTCCAATGCGTACGTGTTTTACGGCCTGCGTATTCTGCTGGGCATCGCCGAGGCGGGGTTCTTCCCGGGCATCATCTTCCTGCTCACGCTCTGGTTCCCCGCGAAATATCGCGGACGCGTGGTGGGATACTTCATGGCTGCGATCCCGCTTTCCACGGTAATCGGCGGACCGATCTCCGGTGCGCTTCTGCAACTCGACGGCATCAATGGCATGGCGGGCTGGCAGTGGCTCTATCTGATCGAGGCCTTGCCCGCGCTGCTCCTCGCGTTCGTCGTGTACTTCTATCTGACGGACAGGCCTGCGGACGCGCACTGGCTCGCCGATGACGAGCGCCAGTGGCTCGTGGACCGCCAGGCGCACGAGCGCGCGCATCGTGAGGCGGTGCATTCGTTCAGCGTCAAAGAGGCGCTCTTCAACCGTCGAGTGCTGGCCATTGCGTTGATCTATTTCGGCGCCAATTCAACCAACTATGGCTTGAGCTTCTTCCTGCCGCAAATCGTCAAGGCATTCGGCCTGAGCAACGTACAAACTGGCTTCGTGACATCGCTGCCGTATGTAGTCGGCGTGATCAGCATGGTGCTGTGGGGACGTCATTCGGACCGCAAGCTCGAAAGACGCTGGCACGTGGCTATCGCGCTCATGGTCGCGGCGGGCGGGATCGCAGCGTCGGCTGGCCTCGATAATCCGGTGCTGAAGATGATTGCGCTGTCGATCGCCGGCTTCGGCATCTTCGGCTGCCTGCCGGTGATCTGGACCTTGCCTGCCGCGTTTCTTTCCGGCGCGGCGGCTGCGGGCGGTATCGCGGCGATCAACTCGCTCGGCAATCTGGCGGGCTTCTTCGGTCCGTATGTGATGGGCTGGATCAAGGACAGCACGGGCGGCTTCGGCGCGGGACTGCTGTGTCTGTCGGGGGCGGGGCTGATCGGCGTGGCGGCGGTGTTGCTGCTGCATCATGATACGGCGCTCGAAACCATATCCGGCCCGCAGGATATGGAAGAAGGGGAACCGGTGAGGTCCTGATTCAGATCCGTTTCTAACCTGTGTGACTCTTAGTGCCCGCCACCGTGCGGGCACTTTTCTTTTGGCGATGACTGACTCCCAAGCAACGCATCGCAACCTGCGCTAATGTCAGTGTCTTGGCCTCTCACAGCGACGACGCCATCTATTGAAACTCAATCGACTGCAAGGAGAACGTCCCGATGGACTACGTGAAACTCGGTACAACCGGTCTGGAAGTGTCGCGCCTGTGCCTTGGCTGCATGACCTTCGGTATTCCCGAACGCGGCACGCATCCCTGGACGCTGGACGAAGAGAAAAGCCGTCCCGTCATTCAACAGGCGCTCGATGCAGGCATTAATTTCTTCGACACTGCGAATAGCTATTCGGATGGGACCTCGGAAGAAATCGTCGGACGCGCGTTGCGCGAAATGACGACGCGCGATGACATCGTGATCGCGACCAAGGTCTTCAATCGCATGCGGCCTGGTGCCAATGGCGCGGGGCTGTCGCGCAAGGCGATCATGAACGAGATCGACAACAGCCTGCGACGGCTCGGGACCGATTACGTGGATCTCTATCAGATCCATCGCTGGGACTATACGACGCCGATAGAAGAGACGCTCGAAGCATTGCACGACGTCGTAAAGGCCGGCAAGGCGCGCTATATCGGCGCATCGTCGATGTATGCATGGCAGTTCAGCAAAGCACTCTATACGTCGCGTGCCAATGGCTGGACTGAGTTCAAGACCATGCAGAATCATTTGAACCTTCTCTATCGCGAAGAGGAGCGCGAGATGTTGCCGCTATGCGCGGATGAGGGCATCGGCGTGCTGCCGTGGAGTCCGCTTGCACGAGGACGTCTCACGCGCGATTGGGATGCGACTTCCGAGCGTCAGCAAACGGATACGTTCGGCAGCACGCTCTATCAAACGCATGATGCGGATCGTGCGGTAGTCGAGGCAGTGGCGGCCGTGGCGAACGCACGCAACGTTCCGCGCGCTCAGGTCGCACTGGCCTGGGTGGCGCAAAAAGCGCCGGTGACCGCGCCAATCATTGGCGCGTCGAAGCCTCATCATGTGAGCGATGCAGTCGCAGCGTTGTCTCTGAACTTGACGCCCGAAGAGATCGCGCTACTCGAAGCGCCGTACGTTCCGCACGCGGTGGCGGGCTTCAAGTGATGCGTCGATTGTGGTCAGGCGCTGCACGGCCGGCGGTCACACGGTCTGCTTGTCTCGTCTGCCCGCAGTACTCAACCGCGAGCGCACGAAGCCGATGTGCTCGCGAAGCACATAGAGCGCATCCGTATAGGCGAGCGGCAGCTTCAGCGTATCCAGTGAGGCTTCGATGTCGTCCAGCTCGACAAGCAGCGCGCGCCGTTCGTCATCGCTTGAAAGATGCATCGCGCCGCGCTCCAATGCAATGAGCGCGCCGTAATAGCGATAGATGCGCGATCGCACGCGCCACCGATACAACGCTGGCACGATGCGAAGCGCCGGAAAGATCAACACGGCCACGGGCAACAACAACACGAGCGCGCGATCGGCCAGGTTCGCCAGCCAGAACGGCAGCGCGCGATAAAGGAAGCTCTTGCCGGAGCGGTAATAGCGGCTCGCGTCTTCACTGATCGGGAATTCGTGCGCGACCGGGCTCGGAAATTGGCCCGCGCGCTGCAACAGCCCCGCCTTGCCGTGCACTTCCTGCGCCGCTTCGATCAACAAGTCGGACAACGCCGGATGCAGGCTCGTGCGAGCCACCAGTTCGACGGTCGGGCTGATCAAATGCACGGCTTGCGGCGGAATGCGCCGGCCGAGATCGAGGACGCCGGGCGGCAACTCGATCTCGTCGAGATAGGGAAAGAGGCGCGTATAGGCGTCCGCTTCGTTGAAGTCCATCACCGAGATGCCGGGCACCTTCAAGAGGCGCAGCATCAACGTGCGCGTCGCGGAATCGCCACTTAGGAAGACTGCATCGGCCTCTTTGCTGACGAGCTGCGTGGCAGCCTCAAGTCCATCGGTCGATAGCAGTTGCGTGCTGCCGCCGGGCGTGATGCCGTTCGCTTCGAGCAGCTTCAGCGACAGCGTGCGCGTGCCGCTTCCTTCGCGTCCGATGGCAACGCGCTTGCCTTCCAGTTGCGAGAGCAGTGTCAGGCCCTTGCCGCGATAAAACACGACCAGGGGCACGTAAGCCACGCTGCCGAGCGACATCAACGTGGCCGCTTGCCGCGGCGTGGCGATGCCGCCTTGCACGAGTCCGAGATCGACGTGGGTCTTCGAATCGAGCAGGCGTTCGACGTTTTGCACCGAGCCGTCGGACGGCAGCACCTTCAGCGCGACGCCGTTACGTGCCAGCACTTTCGCGTACTCCCCGGCGATCTGATACAGCGAGCTATCGGGTGGCCCCGCTGTGATGATGATGGATCGCGGCGGTGCGGGATTGACGAGCCACACCACTAGCGCAATGGCGAGCGCCGATGCCACGATCAGCGGCCCGACCGACCACGTGAGGTCGTGCAGAACTCGCCTGGCATGATCGCGGGCGAAGTGCGATCGTGGCATGCGAGGCCGCGTCATTGGCGGGCCGCCTTCGCATTTTGCATACCGAAAACGCCTTCACGCATGTCGAGTCCGTTCGAAAGCTGCGTTGACTGGCAGTGTACCGCCAGCCGGTCACCCGACGGCAGGGGCGTTTTATCGCGATTGCATTCTGCATTCAGGCCCAGTGCGCTGGAACCCACACGGTTCCGACCCAGTGACCCGGGACCCAGACGGCGGGACGCGGCGCGGGTGCGGCATATACCGCGACCGGCTGGGGCGGCGGCGGGGGCGCAGCCACAACGACCGTCGTGGGCGAAGGCGGCGGAGCGACTAACACAGTCGAGGAAGGCGGCGGCGCCGCGACGACCGTGGTGCCGCCGGTGACGGTGCCGCCTGCCACGACGGTCGTGCTATGCGTGCCCGTGGTGGCGGTGACGATGCTCGACGTGACAACGACGCCCTGCGCGACGCTCGTTCCACTTCCTGCATGAGCAACCGTGCCGCCGTTCGATGTGTCGATGGTGCCCGAGCGGTTGCATGTGTAGCCGGCGCAAGTCGTGGACGCGCTGTGCTCGGATGTGTTCCCGTTCGGTCCCGTTACCGAGCCCGAAGACGAGTACTGCCCCGGCGCGCTACGCGTCACGGTATCCGCGGTGGTTGCGGTCTTGCCGTTCGGGCTGGTGACGTTGCCAGTATGCGAGCACGAACCGCCCGCGCACGTGGTGTCGCCTGCATGCTGCATGGACCGTCCGTAGGGACCATAGGCCGTGCCCGAGTTCGAGAACTGACCGGGGGCCGTGCGCGTCACCGTGCCGGAATTCGTCGCGACGCTGCCCCACGGGTTCATGACGCCGCCCGCATGGGAACAGCTTCCGCCGCCGCACGCGCCGACGTGCGCGCCGCTATAGGCGCCGCGGCCGGTATATGCCGTGCCGCCGCGCGCCCAGCCCGCGAACGCGGAACCGCTCGAGAGCGCGAGCGCCGTCGTCGCGACGGCGATCAGCAGCCGGCGCAAGCCTGCCTTCGAGGAGAATAAGCCAGCAGAAGTCGATTTGTCGTTCACGGTAGTTCTCCTCCATGAGTGAGCCACTTGACGTTGCGTGCGGCGACGCGGTGACTATAGGAGAACGCCGCGGCGATGTCCCGCGCGAACTTGTTTCACGCGATGTCATCGGTTTAGTCTTGCGACAACCACATGAATCATGGCGGCGTGTGTCTTTTCGCGTGGCTTCGATCAGGCGGGTGATGCGCGTGGCGATCACACCGCAAGCATGTATGGACGTCGCGCATGTAGGACTCGCTTAAACCAAGTGATGAAGTGACGCGATAGGTAGTCGTCCGAATCATCGTTTCGCGTCTTGCAGATCGCCATCAGCGCACGGCCCATGGGGCGCTGTGGTGAGTCACGGTCCACCTGGCCGTTCTCGCGAAGCTAAGTCGCGGTGTTGGCCGATCATTCGCCCGATGATCGCTTCGACGCCCGGCCGTTCGAAAGCGGACAACGCGAATTCAAGCGAACTCGTGATGGATGCTTTGCATGGGATCTTCGCGGCGCAACTGCGCCATGCGCTCAGCATGCATGAAAGTTGGTTAGCCGACCCGGCAACCATCACGATGCTCCGTGCGTGAACCGCACGTTCCGTCAATCTTTGCCGTACGACGGCGGTTGCGGATTGTGCGCCGGGTTCGAATCCAGTTTGCTAACGTCGATGATGGCGTCGCTGAAGTTCGCCTTGAGCTGCAAGAGATCGGCCTGGAGCGCATCGGCTAGCGTCTTGTCGTATAGCTCGTCGCCACGCACGTAAAATGTGAAGGCTTCTAGGTACTTCGCTTTTTTAGCGGGATTCTCAATCGTTTCGCGCGTCCATCGATAGAGCGGATAGTGCTGCGTGCCTTCGCGTTCCGCTTCAGCGACGTAATCGGCGAAGGCGTCGAATTGGCATTTCAGCACCGCGTGGTGCTTGCCGAGCAGCGCATTCAGCGATGACAGCGCCGCATGTTCCGGTTCTTTGCGAACCAGTTGCGCATAGTACGGACTGAGGCGAATGCGCACCTGGTGCTGCCACGTCTCGTCGTTCATCGTGTTCTCCTTTGTGCGTCACGCAGACTATACGCCTGCATGGCAGTCGTGAACTGGGTGCCGGAGGCTGTCGTCCCTCCACGGGTCAACAATGCCGCGGAAATATGAGTTGCATTCGGTATGCAAACGTCGGGCATGCGGCATACAAACGACGGCATGCAAACTCACCCGCCTCGGGCGCGCCCCGCTTGCATCGCGACGCCGTTCCACAGATGCATGGCGGCGTAGGCACGCCAGGGGCGCCAGCGATCCGAATACGCTCTCTGTTGCGCCGATGTGGTCAGCGACGGCTCGTGCCGCGCGATTGCCTGCATGAGCACGAGGTCGGCATCGGGCCACGCGTCGGGATCGCGTAGCGCCCGCATCGCGACATAGCCGACGGTCCACGGTCCGATGCCGGGCATCGCGAGCAGGTCACGTTTCAGGTGCTCGCGATCGATTCCCGGTGTGTCGATCGGAAGTGCGCCCGTTGCCACGGCTTGCGCGAACCGCTGCACGGTCTTGACGCGTTTGCCCGGCATGCCGATCTGGCGGAGGTCGGCGGCCGCGAGTTCCGCTGGCGTCGGAAACCGCCAGGCCGTGCCTTCATGCGCATGACCGTCGATGCGGCGCCCTGCGCGCTGAACAATCCGCGCCATGATCGTCGATGCACCTTTCACGCTGACCTGCTGGCCGACGATGGTTCGCACGACAAGCTCGAACCCCGACCAGGCGCCCGGAACACGCAAGCCGGGCGCGGCCTCGACGAGCGGCGCGAGCAGCGGATCGCGCGCGAGCCAGCGACCGATGGCGCGCGGATCAGCGCCGACGTCGAACATGCGCGAAAGCGGCTGCGCAAGTTCGTCGGCGTGCCGACGAACATCGCCTTGAACCGTTACCACCAGACGATGCTTGCGCTCATGCGGCGTCACCTCGACGATTCCATCGTCGCCACGCCATTCGATCGCGCGACGATACACGCCGCCCTCGACCGTCTCCACGCCCGCCGACGCTCGTCCGCCGATGAAGGCGCACAAGCGAGTCCAGTCGAAAGGCCGGGTGAAAGGCAGTTCGATGACGGTGGCAGCGACGCCTTGGGTCGATTGCATGCTGAATGCCGAATAAAGAATGCCGGAAATGGGCCTTTGGCAATTGTCGAGGTCGACAAGATCTTGCGATACAAGAGAACCGAATGAGCAGGAGGAAAGCTGCGTTGCGGACTTCGCACGCATCCGGATCAGCGCCCCGCACACAACCATTGGATCACGTCGAGAAAACGTACCGTCAGCCTTCGGGGATTCTTCGACCCCGCAGTGAGGCAGCTATCTCAACGTGCATTCATTATGCGTCTTTGGCGCGGCGCTTTGCCGCCGCAGCAGGCTTGACCGTCGTGAGCGTGCGTTCAGCAAGCACCGCATCGCGCTTGCCCAGCAGATGGCGACGCAGGATGCCGGCCATGCGCGAGCCGTCGCGCGTTTCCAGTGCCGCGATCATCTCCTCGTGCTCACGGATAGCGCTATCCCACTTCGGCGTCTGAAAGTTTGAGCGAAACCGCAGCGCCTGCAAACGACGATTGATCGACACGTAGGTTTGCCGTAGGGCAGTGTTGCGCGCGGCCTCGTTGATCTTGTCGTGTATGGCCCGGTTCCGCGCGTAATAGCCGGACAGATCGTTTTGCGCGCGGCATTGAACCATCTCTTCATGCAGCGCCTTGATGTCCGCAATCTCGGCAGGCGTGATGCGTTCGCAAGCCAGTTCGCCGGAGAACGCTTCGAGCCCGCTCATCAGTTCGAACATCTCCCGAATCTCGAGGTCGCTCATCTGCGCGACGGAGGCGCCTCTATTGGGCGCGATCTCGATCAGCCCTTCAGCCGCCAGTACCTTGAGTGCTTCACGCAGCGGCGTGCGCGAAATGCCCAGCGTCTCGCAGAGCTTGCGCTCGTTGAGCTTGACTCCCGGCGCAAGCAAGCCCTCGACGATGAAGTTGCGCAGGTTGTCCACGACGGTGTCATGTAGCCGCAGCCGTTCCAGCTTGGGCAGCAAGGCGGATGGCAAGCGCGCTTCCGGTAGATCCAGGTTTTGCATTCAATACCTCGAAATTCGTTTCAGGCAATTCTAGCTCACCGAAAGCCCGGAAAACCGCTAACGGGTTATCCCTAGGCCATTCGGCCTAATAAATCCTTGGCCGGGGAGAGTCGCTGCGTTAGAGTATTTTGCATGCAAAATTCAATTTTCTAAGGACGCGCATCGATGCTCAAGCTCGACTTTCATCCCGCTGGCCGTCACTTTTTGCAGATTCCAGGGCCTAGTCCAGTACCCGATCGCATTCTGCGTGCAATGAGCTACCCGACCATCGACCATCGCGGCCCGGAGTTCGGCGCGCTGGGCTTGAAGGTGCTGGAGGGCATCAAGCGCATATTCAAAACGACGCAGCCGGTAGTGATCTATCCGGCGTCGGGAACGGGCGCGTGGGAAGCGGCGCTTTCCAATACGCTGAGTCCGGGCGATGCCGTCGTCATGTACGAGACCGGCCACTTCGCGAGCCTTTGGAAGAAGATGGCCGAGAAGCTCGGCTTGAGACCTGAGTTTCTCGGTTTGCCGGGCATCGAAGGCTGGCGTCGCGGCGTGCAGCCGGACATGATCGAAAAGCGTCTGCGCGAAGACACGCAGCATGCGATCAAGGCCGTCTGCGTCGTTCACAACGAGACGTCGACCGGCGTGACGTCCGACATTGCCGCAGTGCGCCGCGCAATGGATGCCGCCGGTCATCCCGCGCTGCTCCTCGTGGACACCATCTCGGGCCTGGCATCCGCCGATTACCGCCACGACGAGTGGGGCGTCGACGTCACGGTGTCGGGCTCGCAGAAAGGCCTGATGCTTCCGCCTGGCATCAGCTTCAACGCGGTCTCGCAGAGGGCGCTGGAAGCATCGAACGAGGCAAAGCTGCCGCGCGCGTTCTGGGACTGGAAAGAGATCATCGAAATGAACAAGCAGGGCTATTGGCCTTACACGCCCAATACGAACCTGCTTTACGGCCTCCTCGAAGCACTGGACATGATCTTCGCGGAAGGACTCGACAATGTGTTCGCGCGACATCAGCGGCTTGCCGCGGCGTGCCGTTCCGCAGTCACGGCGTGGGGACTCGAAATTCAATGTGCCGATCCCGCCGTCTACTCGCCGGTACTCACGGGGGTGATGATGCCGGAAGGCGTCGATGCCGACTCTGTGCGCAAGCTCATTTACGAACATTTCGACATGTCGCTCGGCACGGGCCTCGGCAAGCTGAAGGGTCGCATGTTCCGCATCGGGCATCTGGGCGACTGCAACGATCTCACGCTGATGGCCGCACTCACGGGCTGCGAGATGGGACTGAATCTCGCCGGCGTGCCGCTAAAAGACAGCGGCGTGGCCGCAGCGATGAGCTATCTGACGAGCCATACCGCAAAGCCCGATCTGAAGGTGGCCGCATGAGCGCCCGGTTCGACGCTGCCGCTGCCGCTCGGCTCTTCGTGCAAGCGAAGGCGCACCGCGCGAAGCTCGACACCTTGCCCGAAGGCGCGCGACCTTCCAGCGCGGACGAAGCCTACGCTGTGCAAGAGGCGACCTTGCGCGCGCTCGGCGCAGGCGCTGCAAATGCGGGTCATGCAACTGCCATCGGCGGCTGGAAGGTCGGCGCCAAATCGACGGACGGTCCCATTCAGGGTGCGCTCCTGCCGGCGGACGGCGTGCATCGCTCGGGCGCGCGCCTTTCGATGCAGGCTTTCGGCAAGGCCGGGCTGGAACTCGAGGTGGCGTTCACGTTCAACCGGCGCTTCGAAGCGGGTAGCGGTCCGTATGACGAGGCGCAAGTGCTGGCAGCTATCGATTGCATTCATTCGGCAATCGAAGTCGTCGCGAGCCGCTTCGCCGCATGGCCGGATGTCGACAAACTCTGGCAACTCGCGGATTTGCAAAATCACGGCGCGTTGGTGCTCGGCGAAGGCGTGCCGTATGACGAGTCGTTCCCGTTCGTATCGCCGACGATGGCCTTTACGTACGACGGCCGGCCGCTCTTCGACGCGACGCCCGCGAATCCCGCAGGCGACCCGCGGCGGCTGCTGGCATGGACCATCAATCACGCGGTGTCCCGCGGCCTCGCCGTCGAGAAGGGCGTGGCGATCACAGCAGGGTCTTACACCGGCATCGCGTTTCCCGACGGACCCGGTA
Above is a window of Caballeronia sp. SL2Y3 DNA encoding:
- a CDS encoding alanine--glyoxylate aminotransferase family protein translates to MLKLDFHPAGRHFLQIPGPSPVPDRILRAMSYPTIDHRGPEFGALGLKVLEGIKRIFKTTQPVVIYPASGTGAWEAALSNTLSPGDAVVMYETGHFASLWKKMAEKLGLRPEFLGLPGIEGWRRGVQPDMIEKRLREDTQHAIKAVCVVHNETSTGVTSDIAAVRRAMDAAGHPALLLVDTISGLASADYRHDEWGVDVTVSGSQKGLMLPPGISFNAVSQRALEASNEAKLPRAFWDWKEIIEMNKQGYWPYTPNTNLLYGLLEALDMIFAEGLDNVFARHQRLAAACRSAVTAWGLEIQCADPAVYSPVLTGVMMPEGVDADSVRKLIYEHFDMSLGTGLGKLKGRMFRIGHLGDCNDLTLMAALTGCEMGLNLAGVPLKDSGVAAAMSYLTSHTAKPDLKVAA
- a CDS encoding MFS transporter produces the protein MDLETRTMKHVMVRLVPFLIVCYFIAYLDRVNVGFAALQMNKALGFSAKEFGFGAGIFFIAYFFFEVPSNLLLERFGARRWIARIMFTWGILAAAMAYIPHIAQATGLSNAYVFYGLRILLGIAEAGFFPGIIFLLTLWFPAKYRGRVVGYFMAAIPLSTVIGGPISGALLQLDGINGMAGWQWLYLIEALPALLLAFVVYFYLTDRPADAHWLADDERQWLVDRQAHERAHREAVHSFSVKEALFNRRVLAIALIYFGANSTNYGLSFFLPQIVKAFGLSNVQTGFVTSLPYVVGVISMVLWGRHSDRKLERRWHVAIALMVAAGGIAASAGLDNPVLKMIALSIAGFGIFGCLPVIWTLPAAFLSGAAAAGGIAAINSLGNLAGFFGPYVMGWIKDSTGGFGAGLLCLSGAGLIGVAAVLLLHHDTALETISGPQDMEEGEPVRS
- a CDS encoding GntR family transcriptional regulator: MQNLDLPEARLPSALLPKLERLRLHDTVVDNLRNFIVEGLLAPGVKLNERKLCETLGISRTPLREALKVLAAEGLIEIAPNRGASVAQMSDLEIREMFELMSGLEAFSGELACERITPAEIADIKALHEEMVQCRAQNDLSGYYARNRAIHDKINEAARNTALRQTYVSINRRLQALRFRSNFQTPKWDSAIREHEEMIAALETRDGSRMAGILRRHLLGKRDAVLAERTLTTVKPAAAAKRRAKDA
- a CDS encoding aldo/keto reductase, with product MDYVKLGTTGLEVSRLCLGCMTFGIPERGTHPWTLDEEKSRPVIQQALDAGINFFDTANSYSDGTSEEIVGRALREMTTRDDIVIATKVFNRMRPGANGAGLSRKAIMNEIDNSLRRLGTDYVDLYQIHRWDYTTPIEETLEALHDVVKAGKARYIGASSMYAWQFSKALYTSRANGWTEFKTMQNHLNLLYREEEREMLPLCADEGIGVLPWSPLARGRLTRDWDATSERQQTDTFGSTLYQTHDADRAVVEAVAAVANARNVPRAQVALAWVAQKAPVTAPIIGASKPHHVSDAVAALSLNLTPEEIALLEAPYVPHAVAGFK
- a CDS encoding TAXI family TRAP transporter solute-binding subunit, which translates into the protein MTRPRMPRSHFARDHARRVLHDLTWSVGPLIVASALAIALVVWLVNPAPPRSIIITAGPPDSSLYQIAGEYAKVLARNGVALKVLPSDGSVQNVERLLDSKTHVDLGLVQGGIATPRQAATLMSLGSVAYVPLVVFYRGKGLTLLSQLEGKRVAIGREGSGTRTLSLKLLEANGITPGGSTQLLSTDGLEAATQLVSKEADAVFLSGDSATRTLMLRLLKVPGISVMDFNEADAYTRLFPYLDEIELPPGVLDLGRRIPPQAVHLISPTVELVARTSLHPALSDLLIEAAQEVHGKAGLLQRAGQFPSPVAHEFPISEDASRYYRSGKSFLYRALPFWLANLADRALVLLLPVAVLIFPALRIVPALYRWRVRSRIYRYYGALIALERGAMHLSSDDERRALLVELDDIEASLDTLKLPLAYTDALYVLREHIGFVRSRLSTAGRRDKQTV
- a CDS encoding 2-keto-4-pentenoate hydratase; its protein translation is MSARFDAAAAARLFVQAKAHRAKLDTLPEGARPSSADEAYAVQEATLRALGAGAANAGHATAIGGWKVGAKSTDGPIQGALLPADGVHRSGARLSMQAFGKAGLELEVAFTFNRRFEAGSGPYDEAQVLAAIDCIHSAIEVVASRFAAWPDVDKLWQLADLQNHGALVLGEGVPYDESFPFVSPTMAFTYDGRPLFDATPANPAGDPRRLLAWTINHAVSRGLAVEKGVAITAGSYTGIAFPDGPGTAIGAIDGLPPVQLHFE
- a CDS encoding DNA-3-methyladenine glycosylase — encoded protein: MQSTQGVAATVIELPFTRPFDWTRLCAFIGGRASAGVETVEGGVYRRAIEWRGDDGIVEVTPHERKHRLVVTVQGDVRRHADELAQPLSRMFDVGADPRAIGRWLARDPLLAPLVEAAPGLRVPGAWSGFELVVRTIVGQQVSVKGASTIMARIVQRAGRRIDGHAHEGTAWRFPTPAELAAADLRQIGMPGKRVKTVQRFAQAVATGALPIDTPGIDREHLKRDLLAMPGIGPWTVGYVAMRALRDPDAWPDADLVLMQAIARHEPSLTTSAQQRAYSDRWRPWRAYAAMHLWNGVAMQAGRARGG